The genomic interval CAAAAGTTCTTTTCTGCGGGGAGAAGCTGAAGCTAATATGAGGTGTGAATTCATGATGAAAGCCATCCTTTCTTTGTTTCAGATTAGAAGATACCTCTTTATCGTATCAAACGATTGCAAATTGGACAATTTACTAAAAATCATTTTTAGCTGAATAAATAAAAAAAAGACCGATATACGTATTATCTTTCCCCGCTTTTTTGAAAAAGTATGGAGAAAAATGACCGCAATCTGTCTCTTACTTACTACTTATTCCACTCATTACGTCTAACAACTTTTGCTGCGCTTCCCAACCTTGATTATTTTTTACATTGTCTGCAGCTAGTAATAATTTTTCAAGTAGTTTCTTTTCCGTTTCATCACTTGTTTTTATTTCTTTTATTGCACTTTCTGCTTTGGTTATCTCATCATCACTAACACTATTTCCATTTGCTATTAACGAGGATAACGATGATAATTCTTGAATAGAACTTGCCCATTGTGCTGCAGAGCTGCTAGTAGAAATGGGAGATGAAAGTTGTTTACCTCCCCAAAAATCAGCGAAATCCTTTTGTTTATATTGTTCATTAAGTGCACTGGTTTGAGCTTTCTCTTTGCCCAAGCCCGCAAACACAGTGAAAGAACCATCTATTTCCATCACGGCTGAAGCAAATCCTTTTGCTTTTATATCAGAAGCGACTGTCTCAGCTCCCGCTTTTGTGGAAAAAATTCCACCTTGAACAGCATATAATTGGAGTGTCGCTGTAGACGACGTGCTCACTCCTGCATTTGTACCTGTTTCCTTTTCATCATTAACACCTTCTGAATTTTCTATGTTTGCTTGATTTTCATTGATCACTTCACTAGGTGTACTTGCTGTTGGCATATCGTCATTTGACAAAAAATTCAACGCAATATACCCGAACATGATCCCAACACCAATCGCTAACAATAGAATTGTCATAATTCTTTTTACAGGAAATGCTACATCATACTTCTTGCGATTGCTTTT from Metabacillus sediminilitoris carries:
- a CDS encoding SPOR domain-containing protein; this translates as MDKQTTDTLKIKINGLERPLTKENENTEEIPITSWDEKLKAETEVASAKQPIEKEDEFPWLLPDEEEEIYLEDPKVITPSKKKKQLSNQTITPYHYPTKSNRKKYDVAFPVKRIMTILLLAIGVGIMFGYIALNFLSNDDMPTASTPSEVINENQANIENSEGVNDEKETGTNAGVSTSSTATLQLYAVQGGIFSTKAGAETVASDIKAKGFASAVMEIDGSFTVFAGLGKEKAQTSALNEQYKQKDFADFWGGKQLSSPISTSSSAAQWASSIQELSSLSSLIANGNSVSDDEITKAESAIKEIKTSDETEKKLLEKLLLAADNVKNNQGWEAQQKLLDVMSGISSK